One genomic segment of Pseudanabaena sp. FACHB-2040 includes these proteins:
- a CDS encoding IS4 family transposase: MRLSGHETVLVCQDTSDLVYTTLRRTRGLGPISDPSGKGIKVHTALCVSDAGVPLGVLQQKSWTRDMQSRRPGRRRGIEEKESYRWLECLEAVQQQVPEATRVITIADREGDIYELFAHPRRANSELLIRAAQNRSTKSEPGASEIKALFKVMETIAVSGEMTIALQRTPRRAPREATLSVRYTRLWLQPPQGKGHLGAIPISVIMAKEEKRPEKEAAVEWMLLATLAIGSLEAAKENLRRYALRWLIERLHYILKSGCGVEALQLKRAEGLQRALATYTIVAWRLLWLSYEARQNREQTVEGILERHQWEALFCRVHRTTQPPKEAPTLGQSIEWIAQLGGYLNRKGDGNPGVKTLWRGLQRLHDMATTWFLLEASLSCNPQTG; this comes from the coding sequence ATGCGCTTGAGTGGCCATGAAACGGTCCTGGTGTGCCAAGACACGAGCGATCTGGTGTATACGACACTGCGCCGTACACGTGGATTAGGTCCTATCAGCGACCCATCAGGCAAAGGGATCAAAGTGCACACAGCCCTATGTGTGAGCGATGCCGGAGTGCCGTTAGGTGTGCTTCAGCAGAAGAGCTGGACCCGCGATATGCAGAGCCGTCGCCCGGGCCGACGGCGAGGAATAGAGGAAAAGGAAAGCTATCGGTGGTTGGAATGCCTGGAAGCAGTGCAGCAACAAGTGCCCGAAGCAACGAGAGTAATCACGATAGCAGACCGTGAAGGAGACATCTACGAGCTGTTTGCCCACCCCCGCCGAGCTAATTCAGAACTACTGATCCGCGCAGCGCAGAACCGCAGTACGAAAAGCGAACCAGGCGCAAGCGAGATCAAAGCCCTGTTTAAGGTGATGGAGACGATCGCGGTGTCCGGGGAGATGACGATAGCGCTGCAACGAACCCCAAGACGAGCGCCCCGCGAAGCAACCCTGAGTGTGCGATACACGCGCCTATGGCTGCAGCCGCCACAGGGGAAAGGACATCTAGGAGCGATCCCAATTTCAGTAATTATGGCCAAGGAAGAGAAGCGGCCCGAGAAAGAAGCAGCAGTAGAGTGGATGCTGCTGGCAACCCTGGCGATAGGAAGCCTAGAGGCAGCAAAAGAGAACTTGAGAAGATATGCCCTGCGCTGGCTTATAGAACGACTGCATTACATACTGAAGAGCGGCTGTGGCGTGGAAGCCTTGCAACTAAAGCGTGCAGAAGGACTGCAACGGGCGCTGGCAACGTACACGATAGTGGCATGGCGACTACTGTGGCTGAGCTACGAAGCCCGGCAGAACCGTGAGCAGACAGTAGAAGGGATATTGGAGCGCCACCAGTGGGAAGCGTTGTTCTGCCGGGTACATCGGACGACCCAACCGCCGAAAGAGGCACCGACATTAGGCCAGAGTATTGAATGGATTGCTCAGTTAGGGGGTTATTTGAACCGTAAAGGGGACGGCAATCCTGGCGTCAAGACGCTGTGGCGAGGGTTGCAACGGCTGCACGACATGGCAACAACGTGGTTTCTGTTGGAAGCTTCCCTCTCCTGTAACCCGCAAACGGGATGA
- a CDS encoding transposase DNA-binding-containing protein, producing the protein MSWVEAELSGTELGDARLTKRLIAMVQALSTH; encoded by the coding sequence ATGAGCTGGGTAGAAGCGGAACTGAGTGGAACGGAACTAGGCGATGCGCGGCTAACGAAACGGCTGATCGCAATGGTGCAAGCGCTGTCGACGCATTAA
- a CDS encoding phage tail sheath subtilisin-like domain-containing protein, which produces MPIMPTYPGVYIEEVPSGVRTITGVATSITAFVGRALRGPVNEPITINSYGDFERTFGGLWKESTLGYAVRDFYLNGGSRAIIVRLFQAPQPPAAPAEGEEADPAAALGPKSALSLGSLTLEAAYEGTWGQHLRGEAEPVSPTVATAIAERMGLETADIFNLTVRDAAPGGATETFRNISLKDSPRRIDKVLAAESKLVRWQGELAADSLPAVPTAKVTDEVTAAEEALEEAEKALAAAKRNGTDVAAPQAAVDEAKDDMLEAKAARAATVTDGVELTANSYIGEGMEGNKQGLYALKKTDLFNILCIPPFAYQTYDNEVQPLVAAAAKFCEENRAFYLVNPPLEWRDKTSAIATLDAIGTKSNYAAVYFPMLEQPNPLRDNQMELFSPVGAVAGIFARTDAQRGVWKAPAGTDATLVGVPKLAVSLTDGENGELNPLGINCLRTLPAAGRVVWGARTLQGDDRLASEWKYVPVRRTALFIAESLYRGTQWAVFEPNDEPLWAQLRLNIGAFMQNLFRQGAFQGSTPQEAYLVKCDRETTTQNDINLGIVNVVVGFAPLKPAEFVIIKIQQLAGQIAT; this is translated from the coding sequence ATGCCCATTATGCCGACTTATCCGGGCGTTTATATCGAAGAGGTACCCAGTGGGGTACGCACCATTACAGGGGTCGCCACCTCGATTACGGCCTTTGTTGGTCGGGCCTTGCGCGGTCCAGTCAACGAGCCTATCACGATCAACAGCTATGGTGATTTTGAGCGTACCTTTGGAGGCCTCTGGAAGGAGAGCACTCTAGGTTACGCCGTGCGCGACTTTTACCTCAACGGCGGCAGCCGAGCCATTATTGTGCGGCTGTTTCAAGCCCCGCAGCCCCCGGCAGCGCCTGCGGAGGGCGAAGAAGCCGATCCGGCTGCAGCCCTTGGGCCAAAATCTGCGCTGTCCTTGGGGAGCCTGACGCTAGAAGCTGCCTACGAGGGCACATGGGGGCAGCACCTGCGGGGTGAAGCAGAACCCGTTAGCCCTACCGTAGCGACTGCAATCGCTGAACGGATGGGCTTAGAAACCGCAGACATCTTTAATCTGACGGTGCGCGACGCTGCACCGGGTGGCGCAACAGAGACCTTCCGTAACATCTCGCTCAAAGACAGTCCCCGCCGCATCGATAAGGTGCTGGCAGCGGAGTCTAAGCTGGTGCGCTGGCAGGGAGAATTGGCAGCGGATAGTCTGCCTGCAGTGCCAACAGCGAAGGTTACTGATGAGGTTACCGCAGCAGAAGAGGCCCTGGAAGAAGCTGAAAAGGCCCTGGCAGCGGCCAAACGCAACGGTACTGATGTCGCTGCTCCTCAGGCCGCTGTGGATGAGGCTAAGGACGACATGTTAGAGGCTAAAGCAGCGCGGGCTGCCACCGTAACCGACGGTGTAGAGCTAACCGCCAATAGCTACATCGGCGAGGGCATGGAGGGCAACAAACAAGGACTGTACGCGCTAAAGAAAACAGACCTATTCAACATCCTCTGCATTCCGCCTTTTGCCTATCAGACCTACGACAATGAGGTGCAGCCTCTAGTGGCAGCCGCTGCCAAGTTTTGCGAGGAGAACCGGGCGTTTTACCTGGTGAACCCGCCACTGGAGTGGCGCGATAAAACGAGCGCGATCGCAACCCTAGACGCCATCGGCACCAAGAGCAATTATGCTGCGGTGTACTTCCCGATGCTGGAGCAGCCCAACCCACTGCGGGACAACCAGATGGAGCTGTTTTCTCCCGTGGGCGCGGTAGCCGGCATCTTTGCCCGTACCGATGCCCAGCGCGGTGTCTGGAAAGCGCCTGCGGGCACCGATGCCACCCTGGTGGGTGTACCCAAACTGGCGGTGTCCTTGACCGATGGCGAAAACGGCGAACTCAATCCGCTGGGCATTAACTGCCTGCGCACCCTGCCCGCCGCTGGGCGAGTGGTGTGGGGGGCGCGCACTCTCCAAGGCGACGACCGCCTAGCCTCGGAGTGGAAGTATGTGCCTGTGCGGCGCACCGCCCTGTTCATTGCCGAAAGCCTCTACCGGGGCACCCAGTGGGCCGTCTTTGAGCCCAACGACGAGCCCCTCTGGGCTCAGCTACGGCTCAATATCGGCGCGTTTATGCAGAACCTGTTCCGGCAGGGGGCGTTCCAGGGCAGCACGCCGCAGGAGGCGTATTTGGTTAAGTGCGATAGGGAAACTACCACCCAAAACGACATCAATCTAGGCATTGTCAACGTCGTGGTGGGGTTTGCGCCGCTCAAGCCCGCTGAGTTCGTCATTATCAAAATTCAACAGCTTGCTGGTCAGATTGCCACCTAG
- a CDS encoding phage tail protein, which yields MVQFSVNATRLDPYKNFKFRVKWDGRPVAGISKVGALKRTTEVVEHREGGDPSTVLKSPGQSKYEPITLERGVTHDIGFEQWANKVWNFQSGLGSEVSLRDFRKDIIIEMYNEAGQLAIAYKVYRCWVSEYQALPELDASANAIAIQTMTLQHEGWERDYAVTEPTEPTFTEPAA from the coding sequence ATGGTTCAGTTTAGTGTTAACGCCACCCGCCTCGACCCCTACAAGAATTTCAAGTTTCGCGTTAAGTGGGACGGTCGGCCTGTGGCTGGAATTAGCAAAGTTGGTGCCCTCAAGCGCACCACCGAAGTCGTGGAGCACCGGGAAGGAGGCGACCCCAGCACCGTGCTCAAGTCGCCGGGGCAGAGCAAGTACGAACCTATCACCCTGGAGCGCGGTGTCACCCACGACATCGGTTTTGAGCAGTGGGCTAACAAGGTCTGGAACTTTCAATCCGGCCTGGGTTCGGAGGTGTCACTGCGGGACTTTCGCAAGGACATCATCATCGAGATGTACAACGAGGCGGGGCAGCTCGCGATTGCCTACAAGGTCTACCGCTGCTGGGTGTCCGAGTATCAGGCTCTACCCGAACTCGACGCCAGCGCCAATGCCATCGCCATCCAGACGATGACCTTGCAGCATGAGGGTTGGGAGCGTGACTACGCCGTTACCGAGCCAACAGAACCGACATTCACGGAACCGGCTGCCTAG
- a CDS encoding phage baseplate protein, producing the protein MHSLTALELLQVWEQGFSASPVCRAMYLLAIAHPYHSWEALTQLSIGRRDALLLSLREQLFGPAIASVSHCPQCSEPLELNFSVADVRVLEGKAESEETSSLLPPLSSQDSFSLKADDYAVQFRLPNSLDLEAVAGCADLAEAQQLLLEGCVLKAQYQGADCPVAELPQAAVDAIAKAMAEGDPQANVQIALSCPACSHQWSSTFDIVHFVWGELHAWAQRTLVEVHRLALAYGWREADILAMSPQRRQLYLEMVQR; encoded by the coding sequence ATGCACAGCCTGACGGCCCTCGAACTCCTGCAGGTTTGGGAGCAGGGGTTCTCAGCTTCGCCAGTTTGCAGAGCTATGTACCTGCTTGCGATCGCACACCCCTACCACTCCTGGGAAGCCCTCACCCAGCTCAGCATAGGCCGCCGCGACGCTCTGCTGCTGAGCCTGCGGGAGCAGCTCTTTGGCCCCGCCATCGCCAGCGTCAGCCATTGCCCCCAATGCAGCGAGCCGCTGGAGCTAAACTTTAGCGTAGCAGATGTGCGGGTGTTGGAAGGGAAGGCAGAAAGCGAGGAAACCTCCTCTCTCCTCCCTCCTCTCTCCTCCCAAGACAGTTTTTCCCTAAAGGCAGACGACTACGCTGTGCAGTTCCGCCTGCCCAACAGCCTTGATCTAGAAGCGGTTGCGGGATGCGCTGATCTAGCGGAGGCTCAACAGCTGCTGCTGGAGGGCTGCGTTCTCAAGGCGCAGTACCAGGGTGCAGATTGTCCAGTGGCAGAGCTGCCGCAGGCAGCGGTGGATGCGATCGCAAAAGCCATGGCGGAGGGCGACCCCCAGGCTAATGTGCAGATTGCCCTGAGCTGTCCGGCCTGCAGCCATCAGTGGAGTTCGACTTTTGACATTGTTCACTTCGTTTGGGGCGAGCTGCACGCCTGGGCCCAGCGCACTCTAGTGGAAGTGCATCGGCTAGCGCTGGCCTACGGCTGGCGCGAGGCCGACATTCTGGCCATGAGCCCCCAACGCCGCCAGCTTTACCTGGAGATGGTGCAGCGATGA
- a CDS encoding DUF4255 domain-containing protein — MSNALAIAAVTLTLRSLIDRNLPDDLAGASVTAKPPDKAVSGSGGPSSGNQINLFLYQTEINPSWRNLPLPDQVRSGESGHPPLALNLHYLITAYGEDDDDTRSHRLLGQAMGTLHDHPILGPEEIELATATELPSSNLHQQIESVRIVPHTLSLDELSRLWTTFQTQYRISAAYQVSVVLIESRRAARTPLPVLRRGRDDEGITVQGDLTPPVPTLATLELPRRQPSLRLGETLKIIGTRLAGSNLEVRFQHPRLEAALTAEILSQSATELEVRLPEPGDAAAADAPQNQWLPGVYTVQVAVQLQGEDAQRLTNALPVALAPQIVTTPPIGVATDAATGITTLTVQTLPSVLSEQRAALLLGNRELLAQPRSDRTNTLVFQVTDMPTGDYFVRLRIDGADSLLVQDFEARPPQFDPTQQVTLP; from the coding sequence ATGAGTAATGCCCTTGCGATCGCAGCCGTCACCCTCACCCTGCGCAGCTTGATCGACCGCAACCTGCCCGACGATTTAGCCGGGGCTTCGGTCACGGCCAAACCGCCGGATAAAGCCGTGAGCGGCAGCGGCGGTCCCAGCAGCGGCAACCAGATCAACCTCTTTCTGTATCAGACCGAAATCAACCCTAGCTGGCGCAACCTGCCTCTGCCCGATCAGGTGCGCTCTGGCGAAAGCGGCCATCCGCCCCTAGCGCTGAACCTGCACTACCTGATCACCGCCTACGGCGAGGACGACGACGACACCCGCAGCCACCGTTTGCTGGGTCAGGCCATGGGCACCCTGCACGACCACCCCATCCTTGGCCCCGAAGAAATCGAGCTGGCCACCGCCACCGAACTCCCCAGCAGCAATCTGCATCAGCAGATCGAGAGCGTCCGCATTGTGCCACACACCCTGTCGCTCGATGAGCTATCGCGGCTATGGACCACCTTTCAGACCCAGTACCGCATTTCTGCCGCCTATCAGGTGTCGGTGGTGCTGATTGAGAGCCGCCGCGCCGCACGCACGCCGCTGCCCGTACTCCGTCGGGGTCGTGATGACGAGGGCATTACGGTGCAGGGCGATCTCACTCCGCCCGTACCCACCCTCGCCACCCTAGAGCTGCCCCGCCGTCAGCCCAGTCTGCGCCTCGGTGAAACCCTCAAGATTATCGGGACGCGACTGGCGGGCAGCAATCTGGAAGTGCGCTTCCAGCACCCCCGCTTAGAAGCTGCGCTCACTGCAGAAATTCTCTCCCAGAGCGCTACAGAGCTGGAGGTGCGTCTGCCAGAACCGGGAGATGCCGCCGCTGCCGATGCGCCTCAGAACCAGTGGCTGCCAGGGGTTTACACCGTGCAGGTGGCCGTCCAGCTGCAGGGCGAAGACGCGCAGCGCCTGACCAACGCGCTCCCGGTGGCGCTGGCCCCCCAGATCGTCACCACCCCGCCCATTGGTGTTGCAACCGATGCCGCCACAGGCATCACTACCCTCACCGTGCAGACCCTCCCCAGCGTGCTGTCAGAGCAGCGGGCGGCACTGTTGCTGGGCAACCGTGAACTGCTGGCCCAGCCCCGCAGCGATCGCACTAATACCCTGGTATTCCAGGTGACGGATATGCCAACGGGCGACTACTTTGTGCGCCTGCGCATCGACGGTGCTGACAGCCTGCTGGTGCAGGACTTTGAAGCCCGACCGCCCCAGTTTGACCCCACCCAGCAGGTAACCCTACCATGA
- a CDS encoding ATP-binding protein — protein MNDLTRWHQQNEAYLAEALTWLRSRMYAYISAAASPEDPPPAAMLPQWQPPPNYDLPPPALVLLSQRLGLSGFEQELLLLCAAMELDTRIASLCAQAQDNLQAAYPTFALGFALFADPAWEALSPERPLRYWRLLEINQPGAQPLTTSPLRADERIVSYLKGLNYIDDRLSTLLVPIEPLSGDDLLAPSQLETVQSALGQHQIASLSRPPLLQLIGSDPLSKQVVAQHVAQQLGLSLYSLPVNLLPSPIHELEDLVRLWQRESLLLPFTLYLDAHEVDQIPTALEQFLARSRTLLFLSSRDVSPQLSRPVIVLDVDRPMAAEQAALWRQHLGPTVNEAALAGQFNLSAIAIHQIAQAELLQPQPYPDSLWQACLAKTRPQLDRLAQRLDTKATWDDIVLPPEEMGLLRQISEQVQQRSTVYQDWGFDQRMNRGFGISALFAGDSGTGKTMAAEVIANDLRLNLYRIDLSSVVSKYIGETEKNLRRLFDAAEDGGAILFFDEADALFGKRSEVKDSHDRYANIEINYLLQRIEAYRGLAILATNLKSSLDAALMRRLRFVITFSYPAIPQRQEMWQKAFPPSVPLETLDYARLARLSLTGGNIHSIALNAAFLAANAGTPVNMPLVLSAARTEFRKLGRSINEAEFRWQEPAALGR, from the coding sequence ATGAACGACCTGACCCGCTGGCACCAGCAGAACGAAGCCTATCTAGCCGAAGCCCTGACCTGGCTCAGATCCCGGATGTATGCCTACATCAGCGCCGCCGCTTCTCCAGAAGATCCTCCCCCTGCCGCCATGCTACCCCAGTGGCAGCCGCCCCCAAACTACGATCTGCCGCCCCCGGCGCTCGTGCTCCTGAGCCAGCGCCTGGGGCTCTCTGGCTTTGAGCAGGAACTGCTGCTGCTATGCGCCGCCATGGAGCTAGACACCCGCATCGCCAGCCTCTGTGCCCAAGCCCAGGACAATCTCCAGGCGGCATATCCCACCTTTGCCCTGGGCTTTGCCCTGTTTGCCGATCCGGCTTGGGAAGCCCTCTCCCCAGAGCGGCCCCTGCGCTACTGGCGGCTGCTGGAGATTAACCAGCCCGGAGCCCAGCCCCTGACTACCAGCCCACTGCGGGCCGATGAGCGCATCGTCAGCTATCTCAAGGGATTGAATTATATAGATGATCGCCTCTCGACCCTGCTGGTGCCCATAGAACCTCTATCGGGCGACGACTTGCTGGCTCCTTCCCAGCTCGAAACAGTGCAGTCGGCGCTCGGTCAACACCAAATAGCAAGCCTGTCTCGCCCGCCGCTGCTCCAGCTCATTGGCTCTGACCCACTGAGTAAGCAGGTCGTGGCCCAGCACGTGGCCCAGCAGTTGGGACTCTCGCTCTACAGCCTGCCGGTCAACCTGCTGCCCAGCCCCATCCATGAACTGGAAGACTTGGTGCGCCTGTGGCAGCGAGAGAGCCTACTGCTGCCCTTTACCCTCTATCTGGACGCCCACGAGGTGGACCAAATCCCAACGGCGCTAGAGCAGTTTTTGGCCCGCAGCCGCACCCTGCTGTTTCTCAGCAGCCGCGATGTCAGCCCCCAGCTTTCTCGGCCCGTGATTGTGCTGGATGTCGATAGACCCATGGCGGCAGAGCAGGCGGCGCTGTGGCGGCAGCACCTCGGGCCAACGGTCAATGAAGCCGCTTTGGCAGGGCAGTTTAATTTGAGTGCGATCGCAATCCACCAAATCGCCCAAGCCGAACTGCTGCAGCCCCAGCCTTACCCAGATTCTCTCTGGCAAGCCTGCCTGGCCAAAACTCGTCCTCAGCTCGACCGTCTGGCCCAGCGCCTCGACACCAAAGCTACCTGGGACGACATCGTGTTACCCCCCGAAGAAATGGGTCTGCTGCGCCAGATTTCCGAGCAGGTGCAGCAGCGCAGTACCGTCTATCAAGACTGGGGCTTTGACCAGCGTATGAACCGGGGCTTTGGCATCAGCGCCCTGTTTGCGGGCGACAGCGGCACAGGCAAAACCATGGCCGCCGAGGTCATCGCCAACGATCTACGCCTGAACCTCTACCGCATTGACCTGTCCTCCGTTGTCAGCAAATACATCGGCGAAACCGAAAAGAACCTGCGGCGGTTGTTCGATGCTGCCGAAGACGGCGGCGCAATCCTCTTTTTCGACGAGGCCGACGCCCTCTTTGGCAAACGCAGCGAAGTCAAAGACAGCCACGATCGCTACGCCAATATCGAAATCAACTACCTGCTCCAGCGCATCGAAGCCTACCGGGGCCTGGCGATTCTGGCCACCAACCTAAAAAGTTCCCTCGATGCCGCCCTTATGCGTCGCCTGCGCTTTGTGATTACCTTTTCCTACCCGGCCATACCCCAGCGTCAGGAAATGTGGCAAAAAGCCTTTCCCCCCTCGGTGCCCCTGGAGACCCTAGACTATGCCCGCCTAGCCCGCCTCAGCTTGACCGGCGGCAACATCCACAGCATTGCCCTCAACGCGGCGTTTCTGGCCGCCAATGCTGGCACCCCCGTCAATATGCCCCTGGTGCTCTCGGCGGCCCGCACCGAGTTTCGCAAGCTAGGGCGATCCATTAACGAAGCCGAATTTCGCTGGCAAGAACCCGCTGCGCTGGGGAGGTAA
- a CDS encoding DUF4157 domain-containing protein: MTRQALVNTVLNPAHQPTLPKAVLQKTILQRRHSSNGMRSLGELSLPHLGSGETGLETTPVRTITPLPNALKTGLENLSGMDLSGVRVHHNSPEPAQLNALAYAQGRDIHIGPGQQKHLAHEGWHVVQQMQGRVSPTMQMRGITLNDDSQLEREADDMALKALQLQPTLDASPRTTPHRSISPIAPIQRWVNLGTERWQVPAFTERVMTVWTGTKDEWKSVLNNMDDDDEYDARLQGFLEVSNDPSIVGRTTPPSHLGNVPYTNTIVRAPNNAEKLEFLRALYEMSGSLDLWRGGALEGGPWTYYAEKDLSTFISENQGMLISDVSNRGQVIDSAGVGAIAEQGGRRPAMAMIMNASATAHKGVDLVMTANRLSGQARESGHARAMETVRNSGRVIRETLKAHDARVAFEQLVVGTIFDTVWGMIPGGGTLTSAAKGLLKLGLKEALKKSQAESGPGAQAEAINNEFVATCNRLVDRGEITSADAQDAINGFEAVRR, from the coding sequence ATGACCCGTCAAGCCCTTGTCAATACTGTGCTCAATCCTGCCCATCAGCCTACTTTGCCCAAGGCAGTTCTACAGAAAACTATTCTCCAACGCAGACATTCATCAAATGGAATGCGTTCTTTAGGTGAACTGAGCTTGCCACATCTTGGCAGCGGGGAAACCGGCCTGGAAACTACGCCCGTGAGGACGATAACACCTCTGCCCAACGCTTTAAAGACTGGCTTGGAGAACCTTTCAGGAATGGATTTATCTGGCGTAAGAGTACACCACAATTCGCCAGAACCCGCTCAACTAAATGCGTTGGCCTACGCTCAGGGTCGAGACATTCACATTGGCCCAGGGCAGCAAAAACATCTCGCGCATGAAGGGTGGCACGTGGTGCAGCAGATGCAGGGGCGTGTTAGCCCAACAATGCAAATGAGAGGGATTACCCTCAACGACGACAGCCAGTTGGAGAGGGAAGCTGATGACATGGCGCTGAAAGCCTTACAGCTACAGCCGACTCTAGATGCTTCTCCTAGGACAACTCCACATAGGAGTATTAGCCCTATAGCTCCCATTCAGAGGTGGGTAAATTTAGGCACTGAACGATGGCAGGTTCCAGCTTTCACTGAGCGTGTAATGACAGTATGGACAGGGACTAAAGACGAATGGAAAAGTGTACTCAACAACATGGATGATGATGATGAATACGATGCAAGGCTTCAAGGTTTCCTTGAAGTTTCTAACGATCCATCGATAGTGGGCCGAACCACCCCACCCTCACACTTGGGTAATGTTCCCTATACCAATACCATCGTTCGGGCTCCTAATAACGCTGAAAAACTTGAATTTCTTCGGGCTTTATATGAAATGAGTGGCAGTTTGGACTTATGGCGGGGCGGAGCATTAGAAGGCGGACCTTGGACATATTACGCTGAAAAAGACCTGTCAACCTTTATAAGTGAAAACCAGGGAATGTTAATTTCTGATGTGTCTAATCGAGGCCAAGTAATTGATTCTGCAGGAGTAGGGGCGATCGCAGAACAAGGCGGTAGAAGACCCGCAATGGCAATGATTATGAACGCAAGTGCAACTGCCCATAAGGGTGTTGATCTGGTCATGACTGCCAATCGCTTGAGTGGACAAGCTCGTGAATCTGGCCATGCAAGGGCAATGGAAACTGTACGCAACTCAGGCCGAGTTATTCGTGAAACTCTAAAGGCTCATGATGCTAGAGTGGCATTTGAGCAGCTAGTAGTCGGTACTATTTTCGATACTGTCTGGGGTATGATTCCAGGTGGAGGCACCTTAACTAGTGCGGCTAAAGGGCTTTTGAAATTAGGTTTGAAAGAAGCCCTTAAAAAGTCTCAAGCAGAAAGCGGCCCAGGAGCTCAAGCAGAAGCAATCAATAATGAGTTTGTTGCGACCTGCAACAGATTAGTTGATAGAGGCGAAATTACCTCTGCAGATGCTCAGGATGCGATTAACGGTTTTGAAGCTGTACGCCGTTAA
- a CDS encoding LysM domain-containing protein — protein sequence MFPPTSRYAQTETAQLTTAAGRQVVYLRRRFLPKTMPPTQAEHKVVEGDRIDNITAQYLGDPEQFWRVCDANRAMHPDEMTAEIGRTLDIPLILGG from the coding sequence ATGTTTCCCCCCACCAGCCGTTACGCCCAGACCGAAACAGCCCAGCTTACGACCGCCGCCGGACGGCAGGTGGTCTACCTGCGGCGGCGTTTTCTGCCCAAGACGATGCCGCCAACGCAGGCGGAGCACAAGGTGGTCGAGGGCGATCGGATCGACAACATTACGGCGCAGTACCTGGGCGATCCGGAGCAGTTTTGGCGGGTCTGCGATGCTAATCGGGCGATGCACCCCGATGAGATGACCGCCGAAATCGGGCGGACACTCGACATTCCGCTGATTTTGGGAGGTTAG
- a CDS encoding phage baseplate assembly protein V yields the protein MTPQGPPFYGKYRGIVSDNQDPLFLGRIRAKVPDIYGDQESGWALPALPYGGNQVGLFLVPPTGAHVWIEFEGGSPEYPIWTGCFWAQGEVPATPALPAVKVLKTDVGTLTLDDTPGIGGITLETTAGMKIALTATGIEISNGQGSIQLTGPQISFNNGALEVT from the coding sequence ATGACCCCCCAAGGCCCCCCTTTCTACGGTAAATATCGCGGCATCGTTAGCGACAATCAAGACCCTCTGTTTTTGGGCCGCATCCGGGCCAAGGTACCCGACATCTACGGCGACCAGGAGAGCGGCTGGGCCCTGCCCGCCCTGCCCTATGGCGGTAATCAGGTAGGGCTGTTTCTGGTGCCGCCAACGGGTGCCCACGTGTGGATTGAGTTTGAAGGGGGCAGCCCGGAGTACCCAATCTGGACGGGGTGCTTTTGGGCTCAGGGAGAAGTGCCCGCCACGCCTGCCCTACCCGCCGTCAAGGTGCTCAAAACCGATGTTGGTACCCTCACCCTCGACGACACTCCCGGCATTGGCGGCATCACCCTGGAAACCACGGCGGGCATGAAAATTGCCCTGACGGCCACGGGCATTGAGATCAGCAACGGCCAGGGCAGCATTCAGCTTACCGGGCCGCAGATTTCTTTTAACAATGGCGCGCTGGAGGTGACCTAA
- a CDS encoding GPW/gp25 family protein has product MATNLDFPFRFDALGRTAAPSADGHIRNLIEQLLFTNPGERVNRPQFGSGLLQLIFAPNSPELATALQFTLKAALQRWLGDLIEVQGLEVQSQDSTLRIVVQYSVRRTGEQRQDVFERGAL; this is encoded by the coding sequence ATGGCAACTAATTTGGATTTTCCGTTTCGCTTCGACGCTCTGGGGCGCACCGCTGCCCCCTCTGCAGATGGCCACATTCGCAACCTGATTGAGCAACTGCTGTTTACAAATCCGGGGGAGCGGGTGAATCGGCCCCAGTTCGGCAGCGGTCTGCTGCAGCTCATCTTTGCCCCCAACAGCCCCGAACTGGCCACGGCCCTGCAGTTCACTCTAAAAGCAGCCCTGCAGCGCTGGCTGGGCGACCTGATTGAGGTGCAGGGGCTGGAGGTGCAAAGCCAGGACTCGACTCTGCGCATAGTGGTGCAGTACAGCGTGCGCCGCACAGGTGAGCAGCGCCAGGACGTCTTCGAGCGAGGTGCGCTATGA